The following nucleotide sequence is from Solanum dulcamara chromosome 7, daSolDulc1.2, whole genome shotgun sequence.
TTCTTTTCACGACTTGGGCTATGATAAAGACGTGGTTGTGGAGAAGATTGAAGGAAAGGTGGACAATGCAGCTGCTGTTATCCACAAGCTGCTAAGATCACCAAAACCTGAACAGCTTTATCTCAAATATGCTCATGACATACTTGGTGCGGTTGCACTTCTTATAGAGGTTCGGACCCATAGGCTTAGCAGGTTGGTGCTGGTATCCTTTTCTTTAAAACGACTGAGTATAACAACTTCCTTGTCAGTATGGATGTAATTGAGTGTGTTTTCTTGCCTTAGCATGCTTTCAACATATCTTGGAGAAGATCAGATGCTTGCTGTAGTATGCAAATCCCGTGCAGCTGCCAGATCTCTTGAAAATTATCAAATGGATGGAAATGTGAATTGCGCCAGTGCTCATGACATATTAGCACCTAAGCTTGGAATATCCATCAGGGGTTGATATTTGGTTATATGCCTTGAGGATATAAGGTGAAAGCCTTTCTTTCTCTGGTTTACtttataccaaatgttttcaACTGTTAGGATTTTAGGTTTCTCGATCCAGTTAACAAATCATGTTTCAGCCATGTCTGGTCAGTGCTCtctgaaaaaaaaacaatgtgTAAGGTCCTTGCTTTTTATTTCAGGCCATATATGCAAGGAGTCAGCAGTGATCCCCAAAGAGAACTTGCTATTCCGCACTCTACTTTATCAAACGGAGAAACTCCCCCAGGCTTTTTGGGCTATGCGGTTAATATGATATTCCTTCCTGCAGAACATTTGCAGTTTAGAACTGCTCCAGGTCATGGTCTCCGAGAGACATTATTTTATCTTCTGCTTGGTAAGCTTCAAGTCTACAAGTCCAGAGAGCAACTTTACATGGCAAGTTCCTGCATTAAAGATGGTGCGGTTTCCTTGGATGGTGGAATGATGAGAGGAAATGGAGTTGTATCTGCATCTGTTGGATCTGAGTATGTACTTTCTTTTTCCTACTTCTCTACCATTTATTTGTTTCTCACAAAGATGAGTAGATTTTGCATGACATCCTTGGGCCTTAAATGATTAAtgtctctttatttttcttcaggGAACCATGCATTCTATTTCCAGTCATCTGCCTGGAAAGACAGTTGCCCCTCTCACCTGAGAAGGTAGAAAGATTGAAGAGAATCAAAGACTTGAAGCTGGAACAAAATCAATTGCAAGATCAGATACAGGAAGAGCTTAGGAATGGAGCAAAGTACAAGAAGAAGTTGGCCAAAAAGCTCAAGTATAAAAAGCAGATTGATGATCAGTTGGAACCTTCGCCTGAAATGTAcatctctgacatggatatcAGTTGATGCTGGTTTGCTTCTTCTGAGGCTTGTACATGTAATAACGCTGTAGACTTCCGTTTTTTGGAACATATCTCTGTGAAGATACACAGGGTAGTATACTGTACAAATCAACACCTATAGCCGTCCAAGTAAATGAATGATTTAAGTTGCATCTTTCTACCTACTCTGTCTCAGTTTTGGTGCGCAGAGTTAGTTGTCTTTTATAGAGTCATAGGAATCATTTATTGATCTTTATTTGGAAAAGAATGAAAAGTGAAGCTGCCGCATCTGGTTCCCTTTCAGATATGCTTGTATGTGACAGTGGGAATAACTACTGATTCAGTGTCCTTTGCCGTGTTGCAAACAGTTGCAGTAATATATAGTTACATATTACTAattcaagtaaaatacatgccATGGTCAATCTTTAATCAATCTCCTGTctttgtatattatttcatagaaatgtgattgaattttttgtccTTCCTTAAAAGACTCTAGACAAAATTCTCAATTTACTATTTTACTCTAATAGTTATGACATAACAGGAGTCCACTGttaagactcaaaatatttgattttggCTCATTAAGAGTCTTCTAtagaaaagtaagaaaaatcaaagcaggacaataatttttttctcttagaCCATGTTCTTTGTCTtttaatttggaaatttttattTCCTTCGTTCGAAAAGtataatgattttttatttgcttGTAGGTAATATTAATTGTTTGGAGATTTTCAAATGGAATCATATGACAGATTTAGAAGGAGTattaatttttagaggtcttctactcttttaaattctttaattcAATATAGTTGAAGAATTATCAAAAGCCGATGgaggtattttttttttgtcgtAATTAATAATAGAAACTCTTTATTTACTCCTTTTGGTTTTTATTATTTGGCCCTTATTTACAGAATCCTGaaattttgaacttgaattAGATGTGAATTTTATCACTCTCTTAATTAGATATGTATTTTGTCAATCTCTAAATTTTactattactatttatgtagttattaaTACCAAGAGTTGAAAtggaaaaatataataaattctatttgtttcataattaaaataactataTTTAGTATATGAGCcaagtaatatgaaatagaaAGAGTAATTTCAAGTCATATACGATAAATGttagaaacaaaataaaattaatgatgtaatttcaagtcataaattatatatgatCTAAATCTCAATCTCGAATTTCACCACAACAATCAATGTTTGTAATACTCCAAATCCATCATTTCACTCAATCCATAACATGCCTTATACAATAAGTTATCACCCcagcaaaaaaaataagttataaCCTAACTTAATGTCGAGCAAACATGTCATGATTCATAAACCCTCATATCATTGTTTTTCCTTTGAATAAAGCCTCAAAACGATCTCAATCTAtcaaaattatgatttattagTGAATACGGGTCTATCGATACTCATATTGCAATATAAAAATCTAAGTCAAAATTTAGTCCAAAAAGTCAATCATGTGAGCCGACGTCGAAactaattttttctttcaaaatcaatTCACGCATAAAACAGTGAACTCAAATCTTAAATTTTGTCGAAAACAAATTTCAAATCAACCCTTAAGtcatcaaaatataattgtaACTAATATAACTACAACAAAAAAACCCTAATTTTTCATATTCAAACGATAAAATCAACAATAAATCAATATAAGATTGTCAAATAGTAAGTTATAATCTTACCAGTACAATGATAATTCGAAAGAACTTCAAAATCTCTCTAATGCGAGCTCGAAATCTCACAACTTAAAAATCAATAGTCCAAATTCTATAATAGaattttatttgtctaattAGTCCCATGAGTTTTTCGTGAATGCAAGTTGACGAACCAACCCAAACTCTCTCGAACGCAAGCCCGTCCCTTTAAACTCGATGAACAATGTGACATGGTCCATAAACTCTTCTTCGTGAATGCCTCCAAAATAATTATATTCTATCTAACTCCTATTTTGTAGCTGCAATCGTATCAGGCTCTTTGATTTGGTTGGAACTGTAACCTTGAATTATTGGGGAGACTCCTCTTCTTCGCAAATGCAAAAAAGGATTTAGTTAGAAGtagaaacaacaaaattaatAGTTCTAGATATGAGTAATTTACAGAATGAATCTTCAAAATTCATTCGAAACCTCTTGAATATAAATTAACAGTGCAAATCGATCACCAAACACATTTCATATCTATTGGAATCATCAAATCACCATTCTAAGGTTGTTTTTACCAAATGTTACCGTGGTCAACTCTAAGCTTATAAAAATTAGAATATCCCTATAGAGTCTAAAACTCCCCGAAATTTTTGAGAATCATTCAACCCTTTATCT
It contains:
- the LOC129894351 gene encoding protein DEFECTIVE IN MERISTEM SILENCING 3-like — protein: MQGVSSDPQRELAIPHSTLSNGETPPGFLGYAVNMIFLPAEHLQFRTAPGHGLRETLFYLLLGKLQVYKSREQLYMASSCIKDGAVSLDGGMMRGNGVVSASVGSEEPCILFPVICLERQLPLSPEKVERLKRIKDLKLEQNQLQDQIQEELRNGAKYKKKLAKKLKYKKQIDDQLEPSPEMYISDMDIS